Proteins encoded in a region of the Methanobrevibacter millerae genome:
- a CDS encoding calcium/sodium antiporter, with protein sequence MDFIGIGIQFILLIVGFVLLIKGSDFFVDGSSNIASILKIPTLIVGLTIVAFGTSAPEAAVSITSSLSGNNALAVSNVIGSNLFNMMLIIGLCALLRELKIGRDVLNKDLPFLVVITAILSGFIIIGWSISRVEGIILFLLIIGYVSYLVYSAKNTKEAQIVEKPKMSLLRSIIYIVGGVAGIIIGADFVVDSASYIAIAFGMSETLVGLTIVAIGTSLPELVTSLTALKKEENQLIIGNVIGSNIFNILFVLGASSIISPITINPNMIVDIALMLGVTILFFIFGKTQDKYDKKEGFILVALFIAYMAFAIMRN encoded by the coding sequence ATGGATTTTATTGGAATTGGAATACAGTTTATTTTATTGATTGTTGGATTTGTACTTTTGATTAAAGGATCAGACTTTTTTGTTGACGGATCAAGTAATATTGCATCAATATTAAAAATTCCTACACTAATTGTAGGTCTTACTATTGTTGCTTTTGGTACAAGCGCACCCGAAGCTGCAGTCAGTATTACCTCATCACTTTCAGGAAATAATGCATTAGCAGTAAGTAACGTTATAGGGAGTAACCTATTCAACATGATGCTGATTATAGGTTTATGTGCACTTCTAAGAGAACTTAAAATTGGTCGTGATGTATTAAACAAGGATTTGCCATTTCTTGTTGTGATAACCGCAATATTATCTGGATTCATCATTATTGGATGGAGCATTTCAAGAGTTGAAGGAATCATATTATTCTTATTAATCATTGGATATGTTTCATATCTTGTTTATAGTGCTAAAAACACCAAAGAAGCACAAATTGTTGAAAAACCAAAAATGAGTCTTTTAAGAAGTATAATCTACATTGTTGGTGGTGTGGCAGGTATCATAATCGGTGCGGATTTTGTAGTTGACAGTGCATCATATATAGCAATTGCATTCGGAATGAGTGAAACATTGGTAGGTTTAACTATTGTTGCTATAGGTACCTCTTTACCAGAACTTGTTACTTCACTTACTGCTTTAAAGAAAGAAGAAAATCAATTAATCATAGGGAATGTGATTGGTTCAAACATCTTCAATATTCTATTTGTACTTGGTGCAAGTAGCATAATAAGCCCAATCACAATAAATCCGAATATGATAGTAGATATCGCATTAATGCTTGGAGTTACAATATTATTCTTCATATTTGGTAAAACACAAGATAAATATGATAAAAAAGAAGGATTTATACTTGTAGCATTATTCATCGCATACATGGCTTTCGCAATCATGAGAAACTAG
- a CDS encoding TIGR00269 family protein — MAKFDNDEFNEMIFTRINNLIRDYELIKENEMIAVALSGGKDSVLTLHALKRYQEFLDFDLVAISVDEGIKGYRSHGIDAAVNNAKDLGVELIQKSFYEEEGFTLDDIYSDFKSACIPCGVFRRNILNKTAYDVGADKIATGHNLDDEIQSFLMSFARGDTIKFSKFGPELDVIHPKLVPRIKPLWNTPEKDVGLWAVLNNIDIHLEECPYSHLSLRAKIKEFLNVNEDKYPGLKNNIMESFKKILVFENDISTNLNECEICGEPTSSNICKACEIKELVSHDCESHVCDE, encoded by the coding sequence ATGGCAAAATTTGACAATGATGAATTTAATGAAATGATTTTTACTAGAATCAATAATCTGATTAGAGATTATGAATTAATTAAGGAAAATGAAATGATTGCTGTTGCATTATCAGGTGGAAAAGATAGTGTTTTAACATTACATGCTCTAAAAAGATATCAGGAATTTTTAGATTTTGATTTGGTAGCTATAAGTGTAGATGAAGGGATAAAAGGTTATAGATCCCATGGAATTGATGCTGCAGTTAATAACGCTAAGGATTTGGGTGTTGAATTAATTCAAAAATCATTTTATGAAGAAGAAGGTTTTACATTAGATGATATATATTCTGATTTTAAAAGTGCATGTATTCCTTGTGGTGTCTTTAGAAGAAATATTTTAAATAAAACCGCATATGATGTAGGTGCTGATAAAATTGCTACTGGCCATAATTTGGATGATGAAATCCAATCATTTTTGATGAGTTTTGCCAGAGGTGATACTATAAAATTTTCTAAATTTGGACCGGAACTTGATGTTATCCATCCTAAACTTGTTCCACGAATTAAACCGTTATGGAATACTCCAGAAAAAGATGTTGGATTATGGGCAGTTCTAAATAATATTGATATTCATCTTGAAGAATGTCCCTATTCCCATTTATCATTAAGAGCAAAAATTAAAGAATTTTTAAATGTCAATGAAGATAAATATCCTGGTTTAAAAAATAATATAATGGAATCATTTAAAAAGATTCTAGTCTTTGAAAATGATATTTCCACTAACTTAAATGAATGTGAAATTTGCGGCGAGCCAACTTCATCCAATATTTGTAAGGCCTGTGAGATAAAAGAGCTAGTTTCTCATGATTGCGAAAGCCATGTATGCGATGAATAA
- a CDS encoding MTH1187 family thiamine-binding protein: MITCDFAILPVGCNSTECKDYVTAAVQVVKDSGLNCQLTGMGTQIEAENLKDLYDVIAKAQEAVFEVGVGRVYTVIKVDDRRDMENRTLDAKIKTVEDMLD; the protein is encoded by the coding sequence ATGATAACTTGTGATTTTGCAATATTGCCTGTTGGATGTAATTCAACAGAATGTAAAGACTATGTAACTGCTGCAGTGCAAGTAGTAAAAGATTCTGGACTAAACTGTCAATTAACTGGCATGGGCACCCAAATTGAGGCTGAAAACTTAAAAGATTTGTATGACGTGATAGCTAAAGCCCAGGAAGCAGTTTTTGAAGTGGGAGTCGGAAGAGTTTATACAGTAATAAAAGTTGATGACAGAAGAGATATGGAAAATAGAACTTTAGATGCTAAAATAAAAACAGTAGAAGATATGTTAGACTAA
- a CDS encoding DegT/DnrJ/EryC1/StrS aminotransferase family protein produces the protein MSDIKVPIAKPIIGQEEIDNVVEVLKSGMIAQGPKVSEFEKEFSSWVGADYGVATNSGTAALHVALLAAGIGDGDEVITTPFTFIASGNSIVYTGAKPVFGDIDLKTYTLDPESIESLITDKTKAIMPVQLYGQSAEMDAICDIAQDHDLIVIEDAAQAHGATYNGKKVGSLADMACFSFYPTKNMTTSEGGMITTDNEEFVEEAHIFRAHGSRVKYHHDDIGYNFRMTDISAAIGLAQLNVIDEFNKKRAENAAYLNEGLADVDGVITPYAREGSIHVYHQYTIRVEKGNRDDWIDILTEEGIGTGVHYPIPLYNQPIYQKLGFTGNCPNAEKVANSVISLPVHPSLTSDDLDLVIEAVKTASKKMD, from the coding sequence GTGTCAGATATTAAAGTTCCCATAGCAAAACCGATAATTGGACAAGAAGAAATAGATAATGTAGTTGAGGTTTTGAAATCTGGAATGATTGCTCAAGGACCAAAAGTTTCAGAATTTGAAAAAGAATTTTCATCATGGGTTGGTGCAGATTATGGTGTTGCAACTAACTCCGGTACTGCAGCATTGCATGTTGCTTTATTGGCTGCAGGAATTGGTGATGGTGATGAGGTAATTACCACTCCATTTACTTTCATTGCAAGTGGAAATTCAATTGTTTACACTGGAGCAAAACCGGTCTTCGGTGACATTGATTTAAAAACATATACATTAGACCCGGAAAGCATTGAATCATTAATAACTGATAAAACAAAAGCCATAATGCCGGTACAGTTGTATGGTCAATCTGCAGAAATGGATGCAATCTGTGATATTGCACAGGATCATGATTTGATTGTAATTGAAGATGCAGCTCAGGCACATGGTGCAACATATAACGGAAAAAAGGTAGGCAGTTTAGCTGATATGGCATGTTTCAGTTTTTATCCAACTAAAAACATGACCACTTCCGAAGGTGGTATGATTACTACAGATAATGAGGAATTCGTTGAGGAAGCACATATATTCAGAGCTCATGGGTCTCGTGTAAAATACCATCATGACGATATTGGCTACAACTTTAGAATGACTGATATTTCTGCAGCTATTGGACTTGCACAATTAAATGTAATTGATGAATTCAACAAAAAAAGGGCCGAAAATGCAGCATATCTGAATGAAGGCTTAGCCGATGTCGATGGAGTTATCACCCCTTATGCAAGAGAAGGTTCAATACATGTATATCACCAATACACAATACGTGTTGAAAAAGGAAACAGGGATGATTGGATTGATATTTTAACTGAAGAAGGAATAGGCACTGGCGTTCACTATCCTATACCATTATACAATCAACCAATCTATCAAAAATTAGGATTCACTGGAAATTGTCCTAATGCCGAAAAAGTTGCTAACAGTGTAATTTCCTTGCCTGTGCATCCATCATTGACTAGTGATGATTTGGATTTAGTAATTGAAGCGGTTAAAACTGCTTCTAAAAAAATGGATTAA
- a CDS encoding tRNA (guanine(10)-N(2))-dimethyltransferase, producing MDDYKLKTIEEGLTKIEFPEYEKVSSDAPVFYNPHMELNRDISILALQTFQKEQNREIDICDLFGGSGIRGVRYKNEIDGVGHVSINDISELANEFEQHNVNLNNLEDISIHNHDASMFLRQNRGKFDVIDIDPFGTPSPFLDSAGYCARRESLLCVTATDTSALCGTYKEPCIRKYNSKPYKSEYCHETGIRILAGFCALTLSKYAKCIEVLLSHSTEHYMRLYLKVKKGSKRSDESLKNIGYISHCKECLYRECNKGLATSIPDTCPECGEKLIQAGPLWLGEIQNKDFISKMIKESENKKLNSQNQLLKLLNACLIESESPATFYDVHSICRSLKISAPKLDLIFDEIRNNGFECEKTHFSPIGIKTNAPINKIKNILKKLESE from the coding sequence TTGGACGATTATAAACTTAAAACAATAGAAGAAGGATTGACAAAAATTGAATTTCCTGAATATGAAAAAGTTTCATCAGACGCACCAGTTTTTTATAATCCACATATGGAGTTGAATAGAGACATATCTATTTTAGCACTCCAAACATTCCAAAAAGAACAGAACAGAGAAATAGATATCTGTGATTTATTCGGCGGAAGCGGAATACGTGGTGTTCGTTATAAAAATGAAATTGATGGTGTTGGACATGTATCAATAAACGACATAAGCGAACTTGCTAATGAATTTGAACAGCACAATGTTAATTTGAATAATCTTGAAGATATTTCAATACACAATCACGATGCAAGCATGTTTTTAAGGCAAAATCGTGGTAAATTTGATGTGATTGATATAGATCCATTTGGAACCCCATCACCATTTTTAGATTCAGCGGGCTATTGTGCTAGAAGAGAATCATTACTATGTGTGACTGCTACAGATACATCCGCATTATGCGGAACATATAAAGAACCATGCATTCGCAAATATAATTCCAAGCCATATAAAAGTGAATATTGTCATGAAACAGGGATTAGGATCCTTGCAGGTTTTTGTGCATTGACATTATCAAAATATGCAAAATGCATTGAAGTCTTATTGTCACACAGTACTGAACATTATATGAGATTATATCTGAAAGTTAAAAAAGGTTCAAAAAGAAGTGATGAATCATTGAAAAATATTGGATACATCAGCCATTGTAAGGAATGTTTATACAGAGAATGTAATAAAGGATTAGCCACATCAATTCCAGACACTTGTCCGGAATGCGGTGAAAAACTAATTCAGGCAGGACCATTATGGCTTGGCGAAATTCAAAATAAAGACTTCATATCAAAAATGATAAAAGAATCTGAAAATAAAAAATTAAATAGTCAAAATCAATTATTAAAATTATTAAATGCATGTTTGATAGAATCTGAATCTCCTGCAACTTTTTATGATGTTCACAGCATTTGCAGATCTTTAAAAATAAGTGCACCAAAATTAGATTTGATTTTTGATGAAATAAGAAACAATGGGTTTGAATGTGAAAAAACACATTTTAGCCCAATAGGAATTAAAACAAATGCTCCAATAAATAAAATAAAAAATATTTTAAAAAAATTAGAAAGTGAATAA
- a CDS encoding Lrp/AsnC family transcriptional regulator, producing MVKEKDNIVKLDDTDIKILKIINKDVRTSYRQISRDLDVSVGTIHNRIDKMVKTGVIKKFSPVIDHEKLGFVLTTIIGVRVKGGKLKNWEEKTFFNKNVVGIYDVTGEYDAFLIAKFRNTNELNSFIKELLKDPIIERTYTQTVLDVIKEDMGSSNIL from the coding sequence ATGGTTAAGGAAAAAGATAACATAGTAAAGCTAGATGATACTGATATTAAAATATTAAAAATCATCAACAAAGATGTTAGAACATCTTACAGGCAAATATCCAGAGATTTAGATGTATCTGTTGGTACTATCCACAACCGTATTGACAAAATGGTTAAAACTGGAGTAATTAAAAAATTCTCACCAGTAATCGATCATGAAAAATTAGGATTTGTATTGACAACCATTATTGGAGTAAGAGTTAAAGGAGGAAAACTCAAAAATTGGGAAGAGAAAACATTCTTCAATAAAAATGTTGTGGGAATCTATGATGTTACTGGAGAATATGATGCTTTTCTGATTGCTAAATTTAGAAATACAAATGAATTAAACTCATTTATTAAAGAATTACTTAAAGATCCAATTATAGAAAGAACATACACCCAAACCGTTCTTGATGTAATCAAAGAGGACATGGGTTCATCAAACATATTATAA
- the mptA gene encoding GTP cyclohydrolase MptA: MAICLPDTQDDAPNIPIKLTRVGVTGVKKLLQLERPNKRPIILLPTFDAFVDLPNNQKGVHMSRNPEAISEVLDGISKDKGVGVESLCARIVEKMMDKHEYARRVEISMTTDYMFMRESPVTKHETQEMANLKAKAVGLRDEKGNVEIRKSIGAELIGMTVCPCAQESVRESDKNKLLEFLDEETTQKVLDTVTFASHNQRGIGTLLIEVPEGWEVKGEDIIEIIEKSMSSPVCELLKRPDENATVMNAHRKPVFVEDCVRNMMEMIAEKYSDLPDDTLITSRQENQESIHRHNAFAEKVTTMGELKKELNM, encoded by the coding sequence TTGGCAATTTGTTTACCAGATACGCAAGATGATGCCCCAAATATTCCTATAAAACTAACTAGAGTAGGAGTAACCGGCGTTAAAAAACTCTTGCAACTTGAAAGACCAAATAAAAGGCCTATAATTCTATTACCAACATTTGATGCATTCGTTGATTTACCAAATAATCAAAAAGGAGTGCATATGTCAAGAAATCCTGAAGCTATCAGTGAAGTCTTAGACGGCATATCCAAAGATAAAGGTGTTGGTGTAGAATCATTATGTGCTCGTATAGTTGAAAAAATGATGGACAAACACGAATATGCAAGACGTGTTGAAATTTCCATGACTACTGACTACATGTTCATGCGTGAGTCTCCTGTAACAAAACATGAAACTCAGGAAATGGCAAATCTTAAAGCAAAAGCTGTTGGGTTAAGAGATGAAAAAGGAAACGTGGAAATCAGAAAAAGCATAGGTGCAGAGTTAATAGGAATGACAGTTTGTCCATGTGCTCAAGAGTCTGTTAGAGAATCCGATAAGAATAAATTATTAGAATTTTTAGATGAGGAAACTACACAAAAAGTGCTTGATACAGTAACTTTTGCATCCCACAACCAAAGGGGAATTGGAACTTTATTAATTGAAGTGCCTGAAGGATGGGAAGTAAAAGGAGAAGACATCATAGAAATCATCGAAAAATCAATGTCCTCACCTGTATGCGAACTTCTTAAAAGACCTGATGAAAATGCAACTGTTATGAATGCACATAGAAAACCTGTTTTTGTTGAAGATTGTGTTAGAAACATGATGGAAATGATTGCAGAGAAATACTCTGATTTGCCTGACGACACATTAATTACTTCACGTCAAGAAAACCAAGAAAGTATTCACAGACATAATGCATTTGCAGAAAAAGTAACTACAATGGGCGAATTGAAAAAAGAATTGAACATGTAA
- a CDS encoding DUF2120 family protein, whose translation MQKKYEIAGSVMGFFDSFKGSAPAIDNDKILIVRSRSRKILPINELEDKISEIGKEIGGVEVPATSDKIEQILKSGDKHIKESEVATGDIDFRGFTRVKKELESMGLVVAYKVYELPSFDVIIAIWEDKNELPPLYVEVTVSEKEE comes from the coding sequence ATGCAAAAGAAATATGAAATAGCAGGAAGTGTGATGGGTTTTTTTGACTCATTTAAAGGATCTGCTCCAGCAATAGATAATGATAAAATATTAATTGTTAGAAGCAGATCAAGAAAAATCTTACCAATCAATGAGCTCGAAGATAAAATTTCAGAGATTGGAAAAGAAATTGGGGGTGTTGAAGTTCCTGCAACATCCGACAAAATAGAACAAATCTTAAAATCAGGCGACAAACATATAAAAGAAAGTGAAGTGGCTACTGGAGATATTGATTTTAGAGGTTTTACAAGAGTAAAAAAAGAATTGGAATCAATGGGATTAGTAGTTGCTTATAAAGTTTATGAACTTCCTAGTTTTGATGTTATTATCGCAATTTGGGAAGATAAAAATGAACTTCCGCCATTATATGTTGAAGTAACTGTTTCTGAAAAAGAAGAGTGA
- the cofG gene encoding 7,8-didemethyl-8-hydroxy-5-deazariboflavin synthase subunit CofG has protein sequence MINYSKKDILSVLNAKGSDIIKFMAEAKQYRKNNLITYSKNIFIPLTEICRNDCGYCNFKKNPDDPEAIILKTKDEVLNDLKIAEKYGCKEALFTFGEDADENEAVLKRLNEFGYDNIVDYTYDICKMTLDETNLLPHSNGGNFSYDALKKLKEVNASMGLMLENSSKRLMQLPAHKKSPGKNPELRLDTISNAGKLKIPYTTGILIGIGETKEEIVESLFKIREIFDKYGHIQEIIIQNFTSTPNIEMCDWPEPSLLDMIRTVTAATLLFSDTDVSIQVPPNLNYDTAQIFLLCGADDWGGVSPVSQDYVNPTSPWPTLDVLTELTEDAGFNLVERLCIYEKYINDEWLNDTLLEKSTNLLKHQ, from the coding sequence ATGATTAATTATTCAAAAAAAGATATTCTTTCTGTATTGAATGCAAAAGGTTCAGACATTATAAAATTTATGGCTGAAGCAAAACAATATCGAAAGAATAATCTTATTACTTATTCTAAAAATATTTTTATTCCACTGACTGAAATATGTAGAAACGATTGTGGATATTGCAATTTTAAAAAAAATCCTGATGACCCGGAAGCCATCATTCTAAAAACAAAAGATGAAGTTCTCAATGATTTAAAAATAGCTGAAAAGTATGGGTGTAAGGAAGCATTATTTACATTCGGTGAAGATGCTGATGAAAATGAAGCTGTTTTAAAAAGATTGAATGAATTTGGCTATGACAATATAGTTGACTATACTTATGATATCTGCAAAATGACTTTAGATGAAACAAATTTGCTTCCACATTCAAACGGAGGAAACTTTTCTTATGATGCATTGAAAAAACTTAAGGAAGTTAATGCATCAATGGGGCTAATGCTTGAAAATTCATCAAAACGATTAATGCAACTGCCTGCCCATAAAAAAAGTCCTGGTAAAAATCCGGAACTCCGATTAGATACAATTAGCAATGCAGGAAAATTAAAAATCCCATATACTACTGGAATATTGATTGGTATTGGTGAGACTAAAGAAGAAATTGTTGAATCATTATTTAAAATCAGAGAAATCTTTGATAAATACGGACATATTCAGGAAATAATTATCCAAAATTTCACATCAACTCCAAATATTGAAATGTGCGATTGGCCAGAACCAAGCCTATTGGACATGATTCGTACAGTAACTGCTGCAACATTATTATTTTCAGATACTGATGTTAGCATTCAAGTCCCGCCAAACTTAAATTATGATACTGCACAAATCTTTTTATTATGTGGTGCTGATGACTGGGGCGGAGTATCACCGGTAAGTCAGGATTATGTAAATCCAACTTCCCCATGGCCAACATTAGATGTTTTAACTGAATTAACAGAAGATGCTGGTTTTAATTTAGTGGAAAGATTATGTATTTATGAGAAATATATAAATGATGAATGGTTAAATGATACTCTTTTAGAAAAATCAACTAATCTATTAAAGCATCAATAA